From Pseudomonas sp. stari2, a single genomic window includes:
- a CDS encoding zinc-dependent alcohol dehydrogenase family protein, with the protein MSRTIRFHKFGPAEVLKCEEHAAAQPGPGEVQVRVEAIGISWYDTLWRQNLASSQARLPSGLGHEMAGVVTAIGDGVEDLIVGDKVASFPAESPNDYPVYGELIVLPRTALTRYPDVLNPIEASVHYTPLLIAYFGYVDLARVKPGQFALVTDASHCAGPSFVQLGKALGVRVIAATKTAEEREYLLSLGAEKVIVTEEEDLLMRINKITDNRGVNVVFDGLGGPQMSLLGDVLAPRGSLVLYGLQGGNQTPFPACAAFQKNIQFFVHCIGNFTGKPELGIVQDHVALQRALRDINQLTADRVLLPLKTRVFPFNEFVEAHRYMDECPCRERVALQVEPA; encoded by the coding sequence ATGTCCCGCACGATCCGTTTTCACAAGTTTGGTCCGGCCGAGGTGCTCAAATGCGAAGAGCATGCGGCCGCTCAGCCAGGTCCTGGCGAAGTGCAGGTGCGTGTCGAGGCGATCGGCATCAGCTGGTATGACACGCTCTGGCGTCAGAACCTGGCGTCGTCACAGGCTCGCCTGCCTTCGGGCCTGGGCCATGAAATGGCTGGTGTGGTCACCGCCATTGGCGACGGTGTCGAAGACCTGATCGTCGGTGACAAGGTGGCCAGCTTCCCGGCCGAGAGTCCCAATGACTATCCGGTCTATGGCGAACTGATCGTTCTGCCTCGTACCGCGCTGACCCGTTATCCGGACGTGCTGAACCCGATCGAAGCCAGCGTGCATTACACGCCGCTGTTGATTGCCTATTTCGGTTACGTCGATCTGGCACGCGTCAAACCCGGGCAGTTTGCTCTGGTCACCGACGCCAGTCATTGCGCCGGTCCGTCCTTTGTCCAGTTGGGCAAGGCGCTGGGTGTGCGAGTGATTGCCGCCACGAAAACTGCGGAAGAGCGCGAATACCTGCTGTCCCTCGGTGCCGAGAAAGTCATCGTCACCGAAGAAGAAGACTTGTTGATGCGGATTAACAAGATCACCGACAACCGCGGCGTCAATGTCGTGTTCGACGGTCTCGGCGGGCCACAGATGTCGCTGCTGGGTGATGTGCTGGCACCTCGCGGTAGCCTGGTTTTGTATGGCCTGCAGGGTGGCAACCAGACGCCATTCCCGGCCTGCGCAGCGTTCCAGAAGAACATCCAGTTCTTCGTGCACTGCATCGGCAACTTCACCGGGAAGCCGGAGCTGGGTATCGTCCAGGATCACGTCGCCTTGCAACGCGCCCTGCGTGACATCAACCAGTTGACAGCCGACCGCGTGCTGCTTCCGCTCAAGACCCGGGTCTTCCCGTTCAACGAGTTTGTCGAAGCACACCGCTACATGGACGAATGCCCTTGCCGCGAGCGGGTCGCCCTGCAAGTCGAACCTGCCTGA